From the genome of Deinococcus roseus, one region includes:
- a CDS encoding tetratricopeptide repeat protein has translation MRFVGVAIWALLLVGVAHSQNLSKIREMIENGELVTARTQLQQSLKTESAAARILLARVFYLQGNLPQALLELKKVPAAEWTAEAFWVRGLVLAEQGKVPESLADLKAAGYLGNNYQYVMDWGATAWRFGHLDVAKEAFAFAEALEASQPWPFLNLGMVLFSQKQPEMALQHLKQGLAALQQAGQPLVHPAYPELYYWMGQCHEALKNFSMAREMYREALTVDPDYTAAVTALAELRK, from the coding sequence ATGCGATTTGTGGGTGTGGCAATCTGGGCGCTCCTGCTGGTGGGGGTGGCCCACAGCCAGAATTTGAGCAAAATCAGGGAAATGATTGAGAACGGCGAACTGGTCACCGCCAGAACCCAGCTGCAACAAAGCCTGAAAACCGAATCTGCGGCGGCCCGCATTTTGCTGGCACGGGTGTTTTACTTGCAGGGCAACCTGCCTCAGGCTTTGCTGGAATTGAAAAAAGTTCCTGCTGCAGAATGGACAGCGGAAGCGTTCTGGGTGCGGGGTCTGGTGCTGGCAGAGCAAGGCAAGGTGCCCGAGTCTCTGGCAGACCTGAAAGCTGCAGGTTATCTGGGCAACAATTACCAGTATGTGATGGACTGGGGGGCCACAGCCTGGCGTTTTGGGCATCTGGATGTGGCCAAAGAGGCTTTTGCTTTTGCAGAAGCCCTGGAAGCTTCCCAGCCCTGGCCTTTTTTGAATCTGGGGATGGTGTTGTTTTCCCAGAAGCAACCGGAAATGGCTTTGCAGCACCTCAAGCAGGGACTTGCTGCATTGCAGCAGGCTGGTCAACCCCTGGTGCATCCTGCTTATCCAGAGCTGTACTACTGGATGGGGCAGTGCCATGAGGCCCTGAAGAACTTCAGCATGGCCAGAGAAATGTATCGAGAGGCACTGACAGTGGATCCAGATTACACAGCCGCTGTGACGGCACTGGCTGAGCTGCGCAAATAA
- a CDS encoding S-layer homology domain-containing protein, translated as MKLRAVLAVTAALSFGGAFAQANFSDVPAGHWAKDAVEKMAAKGCIIGFPDGTYRGNESLTRYQAALILARCLQEVPTSVFGAEDIEALKNAVQELSSELAALGVRIADVEDNAATKEDVAALEERVAALEEGAGEKTGEGFDTSAIEDLQAQIDELAAADEATAGQIEELTGALDDLVAQLDDLGSRVDDLTSGQEDLVSRVEALEGAEPVEPGDIDLSFVDDLTAAIDDVNARVDDLAAAQDDLLAAQDDLTSGQEELAANLEDLTATLDDLSASLDDLGTRVDDLAAAQDELVAANEETAALLDEINSRIEELAGAIDDVNVRVDDLEGSLGELGDTVASQGEQIEANTGSIVALQDLTVLFNEDIVSLEDRISTLESDKADAADVDARFTNLNRDLTDLTNRVTVVETNLSDLQGKFNTLNGTFGFSVSGELTSVYYVSRVTTVNFDIDRIISGTQFSSGVDSDTATADSPIDYVDFGVSPATATKVDDVFGYGVNVFKVTVDTDNTVNSDGKGTAADDANAVFYTSIASDADVLDVYFHGNAKAVVAKREVQQAAVLNGSKVGNTSTDLTLKLDFANKGISGTSANSGKLAADTQAFNVHSVTAEFGLSDLTFSKVVTGDATDAKPVSFYIKGVTVVFDVNGAPIKFNVGENVKTQFTEYVFDNNVAGIGDGFVATVDGSSLPGIGAFKPTLTVAYGSEGSVGGVPSSYNRGIRATISPVTDVNLGVSAAQWGTDSMYAPDSLTDTVFGADLKAKIAGWNVQSEFATETFTSVVGGVTTTDNASIFYAHADGTAGPLTVRADVWNLDPDFDGVSYDSGDDHKNPYNDIQVVGTQGAYVNLKATLGAFKVGGYFDRIADFDAPADTNMTGFGVDASGQLSIFKVGAYFDNLAVHAGGVDVALTRLGATAGVTLGGFDVNGYFQTVSVDGVTVVGTPAIPYAVAPFKDTQTSKAGVDITGKLASVNLKAGFKLDSGVTDLAGGAADWDRTTLYAGADTTFTAGVLTVKPSAFFESVQDADVNASDHTQVLFAVDASTSTLDTFLRPSFTGYFGYKNTAYSDADYTSSMLEYSLGVKSSDFLFPKSTLAFVWAGETGTNMAYDPFVGDVAGGYYDVDTGDLSVSLGGVYVEWTYNDLNFAYGDFTLNQAGFISNGQAFKVSYKVKF; from the coding sequence ATGAAACTAAGAGCAGTTCTGGCTGTTACCGCAGCACTTTCTTTTGGCGGTGCATTCGCACAGGCCAACTTCAGCGACGTACCCGCTGGCCACTGGGCCAAAGATGCCGTTGAAAAAATGGCTGCCAAAGGTTGCATCATCGGTTTCCCCGACGGAACCTACCGCGGCAACGAAAGCCTCACCCGTTACCAGGCCGCATTGATTCTGGCCCGTTGCTTGCAGGAAGTTCCCACCAGCGTTTTCGGCGCTGAGGACATCGAAGCCCTCAAGAACGCTGTTCAGGAACTGAGCAGCGAACTGGCTGCCCTGGGCGTCCGCATTGCTGACGTCGAGGACAACGCTGCCACCAAAGAAGACGTGGCTGCCCTCGAAGAGCGCGTTGCTGCTCTGGAAGAAGGCGCTGGCGAAAAGACTGGCGAAGGCTTTGATACCTCTGCCATCGAAGACCTGCAGGCCCAGATCGATGAACTGGCTGCTGCTGACGAAGCCACTGCTGGCCAGATCGAAGAACTGACCGGCGCTCTGGATGACCTGGTTGCCCAGCTGGACGACCTCGGTAGCCGTGTGGACGACCTGACCTCTGGCCAGGAAGACCTGGTTTCCCGTGTGGAAGCCCTCGAAGGCGCTGAGCCCGTTGAGCCCGGTGACATCGATCTCTCCTTCGTGGACGACCTGACCGCTGCCATCGACGACGTGAACGCTCGCGTGGACGATCTGGCTGCTGCCCAGGACGACCTGCTGGCTGCCCAGGACGACCTGACCTCTGGTCAGGAAGAACTGGCTGCCAACCTGGAAGACCTGACCGCCACCCTGGACGACCTGTCCGCCAGCCTGGATGACCTCGGCACCCGTGTCGACGATCTGGCTGCTGCCCAGGACGAACTGGTTGCTGCCAACGAAGAAACCGCTGCTCTGCTGGACGAAATCAACAGCCGCATCGAAGAACTCGCTGGTGCCATTGATGACGTGAACGTGCGCGTGGACGACCTCGAAGGCTCCCTGGGCGAACTCGGCGACACCGTTGCCAGCCAGGGCGAGCAGATCGAAGCCAACACCGGCAGCATTGTGGCCCTGCAGGACCTCACCGTGCTCTTCAACGAAGACATCGTGAGCCTGGAAGACCGCATCTCCACCCTCGAGTCTGACAAAGCAGACGCCGCAGACGTGGATGCCCGCTTCACCAACCTGAACCGCGACCTGACCGACCTGACCAACCGCGTGACCGTGGTGGAAACCAACCTGAGCGACCTGCAAGGCAAGTTCAACACCCTGAACGGCACCTTCGGTTTCTCTGTGAGTGGTGAACTGACCAGCGTTTACTACGTCAGCCGCGTCACCACCGTCAACTTCGACATCGACCGCATCATCTCTGGCACCCAGTTCAGCAGTGGTGTGGACTCTGACACCGCCACCGCTGACAGCCCCATTGACTACGTGGACTTCGGCGTGAGCCCTGCCACCGCCACCAAAGTGGACGATGTGTTCGGTTATGGCGTCAACGTGTTCAAAGTGACTGTTGACACCGACAACACCGTCAACAGTGATGGCAAAGGAACTGCCGCTGACGATGCCAACGCTGTGTTCTACACCAGCATTGCCAGTGACGCTGACGTTCTGGACGTCTACTTCCATGGCAACGCCAAAGCTGTGGTGGCCAAGAGAGAAGTGCAGCAGGCCGCTGTGCTCAACGGCTCCAAAGTGGGCAACACCTCCACTGACCTGACCCTCAAGCTGGATTTCGCCAACAAAGGCATCTCTGGCACCAGCGCCAACAGTGGCAAACTGGCCGCTGACACCCAGGCTTTCAATGTCCACAGCGTGACTGCCGAGTTCGGTCTTTCGGACCTGACCTTCAGCAAAGTTGTGACTGGCGATGCCACCGATGCCAAGCCTGTCAGCTTCTACATCAAGGGCGTCACTGTGGTGTTCGATGTCAACGGCGCTCCCATCAAGTTCAATGTGGGCGAGAACGTGAAGACCCAGTTCACCGAATACGTCTTCGACAACAATGTCGCTGGCATTGGTGACGGTTTTGTGGCCACTGTGGACGGCAGCAGCCTGCCCGGCATTGGCGCATTCAAACCCACCCTGACCGTGGCTTACGGCAGCGAAGGCAGCGTTGGTGGAGTTCCTTCTTCCTACAACCGCGGCATCCGTGCAACCATCAGCCCTGTCACCGATGTGAACCTGGGTGTCAGTGCTGCTCAATGGGGCACCGACAGCATGTACGCTCCTGACAGCCTGACCGACACCGTTTTCGGTGCAGACCTGAAAGCCAAAATTGCTGGCTGGAATGTTCAGAGCGAATTCGCCACTGAAACCTTCACCAGCGTTGTGGGCGGCGTGACCACCACCGACAATGCCAGCATCTTCTATGCCCACGCTGACGGCACCGCAGGTCCCCTGACCGTGCGCGCTGATGTGTGGAACCTGGATCCTGACTTTGACGGTGTGTCTTACGACAGCGGCGACGACCACAAGAACCCCTACAACGACATTCAAGTGGTGGGAACCCAGGGTGCATACGTCAACCTGAAAGCCACACTTGGTGCTTTCAAGGTGGGCGGTTACTTTGACCGTATCGCCGACTTTGATGCTCCTGCAGACACCAACATGACCGGTTTTGGTGTGGATGCCAGCGGTCAGCTGTCCATCTTCAAAGTGGGCGCTTACTTTGACAACCTGGCTGTTCATGCTGGTGGAGTCGATGTCGCCCTCACCCGCCTCGGCGCAACTGCTGGTGTGACCCTCGGTGGCTTCGATGTCAACGGCTACTTCCAGACCGTGAGTGTGGATGGAGTGACCGTGGTGGGCACCCCCGCCATTCCTTACGCTGTGGCCCCCTTCAAAGACACCCAGACCAGCAAAGCTGGCGTGGACATCACCGGCAAACTGGCCAGCGTGAACCTCAAAGCAGGCTTCAAACTGGACAGCGGTGTGACCGACCTCGCCGGTGGCGCTGCCGACTGGGACCGCACCACCCTCTACGCTGGTGCAGACACCACCTTCACCGCTGGTGTGCTGACCGTCAAACCTTCCGCCTTCTTTGAAAGCGTGCAGGATGCCGATGTGAACGCCAGCGACCACACCCAGGTGCTGTTCGCAGTGGATGCAAGCACCAGCACCCTGGACACCTTCCTGCGCCCCTCCTTCACCGGGTACTTTGGTTACAAGAACACCGCTTACAGCGATGCTGACTACACCAGCAGCATGCTGGAGTACAGCCTGGGCGTGAAGTCCAGCGACTTCCTGTTCCCCAAGAGCACCCTGGCCTTTGTGTGGGCCGGTGAGACGGGCACCAACATGGCTTACGATCCCTTCGTGGGCGATGTGGCTGGCGGTTACTACGATGTAGATACCGGCGACCTCTCTGTGAGCCTCGGTGGTGTTTACGTCGAGTGGACCTACAACGACCTGAACTTCGCTTACGGTGACTTCACCCTGAACCAGGCTGGCTTCATCAGCAACGGTCAGGCCTTCAAAGTCAGCTACAAAGTCAAGTTCTAA
- the tgt gene encoding tRNA guanosine(34) transglycosylase Tgt — translation MFEFEIQATSGRARTATFHTPRGSVTTPMFMPVGTQGTVKGISPQELLDVGSQMILGNTYHLMLRPGEELVRQHGGLPGFTAYPGPFLTDSGGFQVMSLGHMRTIKEEGVTFRNHLDGSLVYLTPERSIQVQEALGADVIMAFDECPPHPASPEYVKNSLERTIRWLDRCLQVKSREDQALFAIVQGGVYENLRLQSLEATLPFQTPGFAIGGLAVGESKEEMYPMVDFTARHLPTHKPRYLMGVGHPEDLVAAIGLGVDMFDCVYPTRTGRFGYGLTDQGRINLNKASMKTDLRPVDDTCDCYCCQHYTRAYLAHLMRAEEMLGPRMLSLHNLRYLHRLVEKARVAIEQNVYTEWATEWGKVYFGGALPQWFQQAVQVSECE, via the coding sequence GTGTTTGAGTTTGAGATCCAGGCCACTTCAGGCCGTGCCAGAACAGCCACTTTTCACACCCCCAGAGGGAGTGTCACCACCCCGATGTTCATGCCTGTGGGCACCCAGGGCACCGTCAAGGGCATCAGTCCGCAGGAGTTGCTGGATGTGGGCTCCCAGATGATTCTGGGGAACACCTACCACCTGATGTTGCGACCCGGAGAAGAACTGGTGCGCCAGCATGGTGGATTGCCAGGATTCACCGCTTACCCCGGTCCTTTTCTGACCGATTCGGGAGGGTTTCAGGTGATGAGCCTGGGGCACATGCGAACCATCAAGGAAGAAGGCGTGACCTTCAGAAACCACCTGGATGGCAGTCTGGTGTATCTGACCCCCGAACGTTCCATTCAGGTGCAAGAAGCCCTGGGCGCAGATGTGATCATGGCTTTCGATGAATGCCCTCCCCATCCAGCCAGTCCAGAGTATGTGAAAAACAGCCTGGAACGCACCATCCGCTGGCTGGACCGCTGCCTGCAAGTGAAAAGCAGGGAAGACCAGGCCCTGTTTGCCATTGTCCAGGGTGGGGTCTACGAGAACCTGCGCTTGCAGAGCCTGGAGGCCACTTTGCCTTTCCAGACCCCTGGATTTGCCATTGGGGGTCTGGCCGTCGGGGAATCCAAGGAAGAGATGTACCCGATGGTGGATTTCACGGCCCGCCATTTGCCCACCCATAAACCCCGTTACCTGATGGGGGTGGGACATCCAGAGGATCTGGTGGCGGCCATTGGTCTGGGTGTGGACATGTTTGATTGTGTGTACCCCACCCGCACCGGGCGTTTTGGTTATGGCCTGACCGACCAGGGACGCATCAACCTCAATAAGGCCAGCATGAAGACCGATTTGCGGCCTGTAGATGACACCTGCGATTGCTATTGTTGCCAGCACTACACCAGGGCCTACCTTGCTCACTTGATGAGAGCAGAGGAAATGCTGGGCCCGCGCATGCTGTCTTTACACAATTTGCGTTATTTGCACCGTTTGGTGGAGAAAGCCCGCGTTGCCATCGAACAAAATGTCTACACGGAGTGGGCCACGGAATGGGGCAAAGTGTACTTTGGAGGAGCACTCCCGCAGTGGTTCCAGCAGGCTGTGCAGGTCTCCGAATGTGAGTGA
- a CDS encoding PaaX family transcriptional regulator, translating to MRARSTLFTILGEYVNPLREAIWVGSILEWMEVLGFNEPAVRAAISRAQRNGWLQAEKLGRKSYYRITEDVQWRIDGLLDRLYPRTPNQWDGLWRVLIYTIPESKREKRDKFRKELSLMGFGMLTGGVWICPNPKARDALDLARAHTLEQEVEIFEATRLHQNHHDLIAHAWDLGYINTHYQAFLQEFEHAPLPEEPRAAFYEFIRMLHAYRKFLFFDPSFPAELRPTPDWGAVAQQLFLERRSKLKASAAPLVAATLKTPEI from the coding sequence ATGCGTGCCCGTTCTACCCTCTTTACCATCCTCGGAGAGTACGTCAACCCCTTAAGAGAAGCCATCTGGGTGGGCAGCATTCTGGAATGGATGGAGGTGCTGGGTTTCAACGAACCCGCAGTGCGTGCCGCCATCTCACGCGCCCAGCGCAACGGCTGGTTGCAGGCAGAGAAACTGGGCCGCAAGAGTTACTACCGCATTACCGAAGATGTGCAGTGGCGCATCGACGGCCTTCTGGACCGCCTTTACCCCAGAACCCCCAACCAGTGGGATGGCCTGTGGCGGGTGCTGATTTACACCATTCCCGAAAGCAAAAGGGAAAAACGCGACAAATTCCGCAAAGAGCTGAGCCTGATGGGTTTTGGCATGCTCACCGGAGGGGTATGGATCTGCCCCAACCCCAAAGCGAGGGATGCCCTGGATCTCGCCCGTGCCCACACCCTGGAACAGGAAGTGGAAATTTTTGAGGCCACCCGTCTGCACCAGAACCACCATGACCTCATTGCCCACGCCTGGGACCTGGGGTACATCAACACCCACTACCAGGCTTTTCTGCAGGAATTTGAGCATGCTCCCCTTCCAGAAGAACCCAGAGCAGCGTTTTACGAATTCATTCGCATGCTGCACGCCTACCGCAAGTTCCTGTTCTTTGATCCCAGTTTTCCTGCAGAATTGCGGCCCACTCCAGACTGGGGTGCGGTGGCCCAGCAGCTTTTTCTGGAACGCAGGTCAAAATTGAAAGCCAGCGCAGCTCCTTTGGTGGCAGCCACCCTGAAAACCCCAGAAATCTGA